From the genome of Hymenobacter sp. PAMC 26628, one region includes:
- a CDS encoding DUF421 domain-containing protein — MPPPPPPHITDYLRILMGDVPWSFLLEAAIRLALMYLVLLAGLRLMGKRMAGQVSRTELAGLVALAVSIGIPLLSADRGLLAPVVIAAVVVVAHRLVTHWAARRPTAEYLLQGTVTTVVADGVLQLPTMEQVVLSQERLFAQLRGESLEHLGQVRRLYMEANGTFSLVEADEPAPGLSLVPGWDEDFRGAQPLAPDTFACLRCGQTAAAAQAPATGCPHCGAQQWEPAVTVCE, encoded by the coding sequence ATGCCGCCGCCTCCCCCGCCCCATATTACCGATTACCTGCGCATCCTGATGGGCGACGTGCCCTGGAGCTTTCTGCTGGAAGCAGCCATTCGCTTGGCGCTGATGTACTTGGTGCTGCTGGCGGGCCTGCGCCTGATGGGCAAGCGCATGGCCGGGCAGGTCAGCCGCACCGAACTGGCGGGGTTGGTGGCGCTGGCCGTCAGCATCGGCATTCCGCTGCTGTCGGCCGACCGGGGGCTGCTGGCCCCGGTGGTCATTGCGGCCGTGGTGGTGGTGGCCCACCGGCTCGTGACGCACTGGGCCGCCCGCCGCCCCACCGCCGAGTACCTGCTGCAAGGCACCGTAACCACGGTGGTGGCCGACGGGGTACTGCAATTGCCCACCATGGAGCAGGTGGTGCTGTCGCAGGAACGGCTGTTTGCTCAGCTGCGGGGCGAAAGCCTGGAGCACCTGGGCCAGGTGCGCCGCCTGTACATGGAAGCCAACGGCACGTTCAGCTTGGTCGAAGCCGACGAGCCCGCGCCCGGCTTGTCGCTGGTGCCGGGCTGGGACGAAGACTTCCGGGGGGCGCAGCCCTTGGCCCCGGACACGTTTGCCTGCCTACGGTGCGGGCAAACGGCGGCAGCGGCGCAAGCCCCCGCTACGGGTTGCCCGCACTGCGGGGCCCAGCAGTGGGAGCCCGCCGTAACGGTCTGCGAATAA
- a CDS encoding AAA domain-containing protein → MPKSYYARLAALATAPAATPADQLPKLRQLLEQVLRDECRRRESPFADLSQAIGLVAYDHRLPPLLRRQLQNLRLTANLVLHESYPGTPAEAAAGFRALAQLVQHLTGAVYEGPVPAGGLQDAEDEQAVNRGEALAAQPLAAAPAWRVQVLHADLATGQLTAEMCAPADGCPAGPFDVDLPAAYENLLPLAAALHPVLHLVGPVAQPDGRIRPRRVVLEPDYLVNVTTIAECAQASGTIPEWALLNAFLPDETSRPLVVGNLVNMLLDEEVSHAARQDEWVAGNQLLVAGCQLSVNAGQENTGNQQPATSNEQPTTASEQLPTSHQQLTTDNEQPATEFDLEGFFKRRLFRSNPLTISALPDFQTRTGVPELLGDLRRHYRTLRASRAQGFIAGSRTGYQQQPLCVADCFLEPSFLSATYGLQGRLDLLHESPTGYDIIELKSSTKVPHGEPWSNHAAQAQLYRLLLESVFGADGATAGRGRTSILYSNAAPDQAPVRRVDQDAELVDRLLSARNQLVGTELLLARAAGPGAVAQLLAPVLHPNLAALPPFGKAKAEKMAQAWAAADPVERAYCLEMTRFVAREMRLTLLGDDARPGDAGGQAGLWRLPAARKHQNFSLLDGLELREDHSNAPDTARGGLGPHLIFRRPAGGREVNFRAGDTLILYPRRKAAGADPLADNSPSDEKFPGPQPLANSQALSVLDAQVVKVVLAEDLTADGPVVLSVRNRRLAPRYLAGHSHWALEPDTYDTFRREWAGLSSFLNLAPERRQRLLARLGPRRPDGWDAAAPPATAAPEVVARALAAPDWFVLCGPPGTGKTRAVLKELAVQLYQDDKQALLAAYTNRAVDEICEQLVAAGLPFIRVGSRLGTAPAYRPYLLDNMIRDCPSRQTVRARLTGCPFYVGTVASLLGKPELFLLKQFDLAVVDEASQVLEGPMLALLAKVPKFVLIGDHRQLPAVVAQGPETSAIAPEVAGLLRDELGLTNLRNSYFERLFRRAEAHWPHAHGTLADQYRMHADLAALVNDDFYDGQLRCPLPWQHAPLSRPGWPASADAFLARVRNERLVFVPTRRQPEDLSMKESAQEAELAARAAAAVAQGYGADFNAETTLGIIASYRNQAARIRARLAQLAVELNLPNLLHVSVDTVERYQGSQRDVIIVSFCCHHEHQLELMASPDETGQVDRKLNVAVTRARQQLILLGNEEVLRRAPHHAALLARMEAAAVAGQ, encoded by the coding sequence TTGCCCAAATCTTACTACGCCCGCCTTGCCGCGCTGGCCACGGCCCCTGCCGCCACGCCCGCCGACCAACTGCCCAAGCTGCGCCAGCTCCTCGAACAAGTGCTGCGCGACGAGTGCCGCCGCCGCGAATCGCCCTTCGCCGACCTCAGCCAGGCCATCGGCCTCGTGGCCTACGACCACCGCCTGCCGCCGCTGCTGCGCCGCCAGCTCCAGAACCTGCGCCTCACCGCCAACCTGGTGCTGCACGAAAGCTACCCCGGCACCCCCGCTGAAGCCGCGGCCGGCTTTAGGGCCCTGGCCCAACTGGTGCAGCACCTCACCGGCGCGGTGTATGAGGGGCCGGTGCCAGCCGGCGGCTTGCAAGATGCTGAGGATGAGCAAGCGGTGAACCGCGGCGAAGCCCTCGCGGCGCAGCCCCTGGCCGCCGCGCCCGCCTGGCGGGTGCAGGTGCTGCACGCCGACCTGGCCACCGGGCAGCTCACCGCCGAAATGTGCGCGCCCGCCGACGGCTGCCCCGCGGGGCCCTTCGACGTGGACCTGCCCGCCGCCTACGAAAACCTGCTGCCCCTGGCCGCCGCCCTGCACCCCGTGCTGCACCTGGTGGGCCCCGTGGCCCAGCCCGACGGCCGCATCCGTCCGCGCCGGGTAGTGCTGGAGCCCGACTACCTGGTGAACGTGACCACCATCGCCGAGTGCGCCCAGGCCAGCGGCACCATCCCCGAATGGGCCCTGCTGAACGCCTTTTTGCCCGACGAAACCTCACGCCCGCTAGTAGTCGGCAACCTGGTGAACATGCTGCTGGACGAGGAGGTGAGCCACGCCGCCCGGCAAGACGAATGGGTGGCTGGTAATCAGTTATTAGTTGCTGGTTGTCAGTTGTCAGTAAATGCAGGCCAGGAAAATACTGGCAACCAGCAACCAGCAACCAGCAACGAACAACCAACAACTGCCAGCGAACAACTGCCAACTAGCCATCAGCAACTGACAACTGACAACGAACAACCAGCAACTGAATTCGACCTCGAAGGCTTCTTCAAGCGGCGGCTGTTTCGCTCGAACCCACTGACCATTAGCGCGCTGCCCGATTTCCAGACGCGTACTGGCGTGCCCGAGCTACTTGGCGACCTGCGCCGCCACTACCGCACGTTGCGCGCCAGCCGGGCCCAGGGCTTCATTGCCGGCAGCCGTACGGGCTACCAGCAGCAGCCGCTGTGCGTGGCCGACTGCTTCCTGGAACCGTCCTTTTTATCGGCTACCTACGGCTTGCAGGGGCGCCTCGACTTACTGCACGAAAGCCCCACCGGCTACGACATCATCGAGTTGAAAAGCTCGACCAAAGTGCCCCACGGCGAGCCCTGGAGCAACCACGCCGCCCAGGCCCAGCTCTACCGCCTGCTGCTGGAGTCGGTGTTTGGGGCCGACGGGGCCACCGCCGGCCGGGGCCGCACCAGCATCCTGTATTCCAACGCTGCCCCCGACCAGGCCCCCGTGCGCCGCGTGGACCAGGACGCCGAACTGGTGGACCGGCTGCTCTCGGCCCGCAACCAGCTCGTGGGCACCGAGCTGCTGCTGGCCCGCGCCGCGGGCCCCGGGGCCGTGGCCCAGCTGCTGGCCCCCGTGCTGCACCCCAACCTGGCCGCCCTGCCGCCCTTCGGCAAGGCCAAGGCCGAGAAAATGGCCCAGGCCTGGGCCGCCGCCGACCCCGTAGAGCGCGCCTACTGCCTGGAAATGACCCGCTTCGTGGCCCGCGAAATGCGCCTGACCCTGCTCGGCGACGACGCGCGCCCCGGCGACGCCGGCGGCCAGGCCGGCCTGTGGCGGCTGCCCGCCGCCCGCAAGCACCAGAACTTCAGCTTGCTCGACGGCCTCGAACTGCGCGAAGACCACAGCAACGCCCCCGACACCGCCCGCGGCGGCCTGGGGCCCCACCTCATCTTCCGCCGCCCGGCCGGGGGCCGCGAAGTCAACTTCCGGGCCGGCGACACGCTCATCCTCTACCCGCGCCGCAAGGCTGCGGGCGCAGATCCGTTGGCTGACAACTCGCCTTCGGATGAAAAATTCCCCGGCCCCCAGCCACTAGCTAATAGCCAGGCATTGAGCGTGCTTGACGCGCAGGTGGTGAAGGTGGTGCTGGCCGAAGACCTCACCGCCGACGGCCCGGTGGTGCTGAGCGTGCGCAACCGCCGGCTGGCCCCGCGCTACCTGGCCGGCCACTCGCACTGGGCCCTGGAGCCAGACACCTACGACACGTTTCGGCGCGAATGGGCGGGCCTCTCTTCCTTTCTGAACCTGGCCCCCGAACGCCGCCAGCGCCTGCTGGCCCGCCTCGGCCCGCGCCGGCCCGACGGCTGGGACGCCGCCGCGCCGCCCGCCACCGCCGCCCCCGAGGTGGTGGCCCGCGCCCTGGCCGCGCCCGACTGGTTTGTGCTCTGCGGACCGCCCGGCACGGGCAAGACGCGCGCCGTGCTCAAGGAGCTGGCCGTGCAGCTATACCAGGACGATAAGCAGGCGCTGCTGGCCGCCTACACTAACCGCGCAGTGGACGAGATTTGCGAGCAGCTGGTGGCGGCCGGGCTGCCGTTTATTCGGGTTGGCTCGCGGCTGGGCACGGCCCCGGCGTACCGGCCGTATTTGCTCGATAACATGATTCGGGACTGCCCCAGCCGGCAGACGGTGCGAGCGCGCCTCACGGGCTGCCCATTCTACGTGGGCACCGTGGCCAGCCTGCTGGGCAAGCCGGAGCTGTTCTTGCTCAAGCAGTTCGACCTGGCGGTGGTGGACGAGGCCAGCCAGGTGCTGGAGGGCCCCATGCTGGCGCTGCTGGCCAAGGTGCCCAAATTTGTGCTCATCGGCGACCACCGCCAGCTGCCCGCCGTGGTAGCCCAGGGCCCCGAAACCAGCGCCATTGCCCCGGAAGTGGCCGGCCTGCTCCGCGACGAGCTCGGCCTCACCAACCTGCGCAACTCCTACTTCGAGCGCCTGTTCCGCCGCGCCGAGGCCCACTGGCCCCACGCCCACGGCACCCTGGCCGACCAGTACCGCATGCACGCCGACCTGGCCGCGCTGGTGAACGACGACTTCTACGACGGCCAATTGCGTTGCCCGCTGCCCTGGCAGCACGCGCCCCTCAGCCGCCCCGGCTGGCCCGCGTCGGCCGACGCTTTCCTGGCGCGGGTGCGCAACGAGCGGCTGGTGTTCGTGCCCACCCGCCGCCAGCCCGAGGATTTGTCGATGAAGGAATCGGCGCAGGAAGCCGAGCTGGCCGCCCGCGCCGCCGCCGCTGTGGCCCAGGGCTACGGGGCCGATTTCAACGCCGAAACCACGCTGGGCATCATCGCCAGCTACCGTAACCAGGCGGCCCGCATCCGCGCCCGCCTGGCCCAACTGGCGGTCGAGCTGAACCTGCCCAACTTGCTGCACGTCAGCGTTGATACCGTGGAGCGCTACCAGGGCTCGCAGCGCGACGTCATCATTGTCAGCTTCTGCTGCCACCACGAGCACCAGCTGGAATTGATGGCCTCGCCCGACGAAACCGGTCAGGTGGACCGCAAGCTGAACGTAGCTGTGACGCGGGCCCGGCAGCAGCTCATTTTGCTGGGCAACGAAGAGGTGCTGCGTCGGGCCCCGCACCACGCCGCCCTGCTGGCCCGCATGGAAGCCGCCGCGGTGGCTGGCCAGTAG
- a CDS encoding Imm51 family immunity protein, whose protein sequence is MTSTFPFEVAAAKTTANPARQFAIVAHAGKLEDYHDLFEDFGFVGSGASWREHLETIVEEFQPELLDHLEFDETGDTFLAYADSAAAVREFLACVQPYFGDLAKLEKYFQQTDPEDFFQ, encoded by the coding sequence ATGACCAGCACGTTTCCCTTTGAAGTCGCCGCCGCCAAAACGACCGCCAACCCTGCCCGCCAGTTTGCCATCGTGGCCCACGCTGGCAAGCTCGAAGACTACCACGACCTGTTCGAGGACTTCGGCTTTGTGGGGAGCGGCGCGTCGTGGCGCGAGCACCTCGAAACCATCGTCGAAGAGTTTCAGCCCGAGCTACTCGACCACCTGGAATTCGATGAAACCGGCGACACTTTTTTAGCCTACGCCGACAGCGCGGCGGCGGTACGCGAATTCCTGGCGTGCGTGCAGCCCTATTTCGGCGACCTAGCCAAGCTGGAAAAGTACTTCCAGCAAACCGACCCGGAAGATTTTTTCCAGTAG
- a CDS encoding SDR family oxidoreductase — MADSQPLLITGAHGTLGQAFRRVCRIRGLHAMALDRAALDVADAASVESAVRQHRPWAVVNAAGYVRVDEAEADDARCYRENTVGPRRLAAACAAHGAQLLTFSSDLVFDGQQAEPYREGDPARPLNVYGHSKLLAEQAVLARLPAALVVRTSAFFSAWDEHNFVHHALAAARAGRPFAAADDLVMSPTYVPDLVNTALDLLLDGARGRWHLANQGPCTWAELARLALRTAGLDEACVQPRPAAAFGWAAQRPRYSVLGSAHGALLPSVESGLQRHLKDERLLQSANPPAVLVG; from the coding sequence ATGGCTGATTCCCAACCCCTTCTCATCACCGGGGCCCACGGCACGTTGGGCCAGGCATTTCGGCGCGTGTGCCGCATCCGGGGCCTGCACGCGATGGCCCTCGACCGGGCCGCGCTGGACGTGGCCGACGCGGCGTCTGTGGAAAGCGCCGTGCGCCAGCACCGGCCCTGGGCCGTGGTGAACGCCGCCGGCTACGTCCGCGTCGACGAGGCCGAGGCCGACGACGCCCGCTGCTACCGCGAAAACACGGTGGGGCCCCGGCGGCTGGCCGCCGCCTGCGCCGCGCACGGCGCGCAGCTGCTCACCTTTTCCTCCGATTTGGTATTCGATGGCCAGCAGGCCGAACCCTACCGCGAAGGCGACCCCGCGCGCCCCCTGAACGTGTACGGCCACAGCAAGCTGCTGGCCGAGCAGGCCGTGCTGGCCCGCCTGCCCGCCGCGCTGGTGGTGCGCACCAGTGCTTTTTTCAGCGCCTGGGACGAGCACAACTTCGTGCACCACGCGCTGGCCGCTGCCCGCGCCGGCCGGCCCTTTGCAGCGGCCGACGACCTGGTCATGTCGCCCACTTACGTGCCCGACCTGGTCAACACGGCCCTGGACCTGCTGCTCGACGGGGCCCGCGGCCGGTGGCACCTCGCCAACCAGGGCCCCTGCACCTGGGCCGAGCTGGCCCGCCTGGCCCTGCGCACGGCTGGCCTCGACGAGGCGTGCGTGCAGCCGCGCCCCGCCGCCGCTTTCGGCTGGGCCGCCCAGCGCCCCCGCTACAGCGTGCTGGGCAGTGCGCACGGGGCCCTGTTGCCCAGCGTCGAGAGTGGCCTCCAGCGCCATTTGAAAGACGAGCGCCTGCTACAGTCGGCCAACCCGCCGGCTGTTTTGGTAGGGTAG
- a CDS encoding type II toxin-antitoxin system HicB family antitoxin, with translation MENGLLYKGYLGSVQYNAADEVFHGKIEAIADLVTFEADAAKQLRPEFEQAVDDYLALCAAVGKAPDKTFTGSFNVRLGPELHRKAALVSTGRGISLNQLVSQAVSQFVAKGE, from the coding sequence ATGGAAAACGGACTCCTCTACAAAGGCTACTTGGGCTCGGTGCAATACAACGCGGCCGATGAAGTATTTCACGGTAAAATCGAGGCCATCGCCGACTTAGTTACATTCGAGGCCGATGCTGCCAAGCAGCTCCGCCCCGAGTTTGAGCAGGCCGTGGACGACTACCTGGCCCTGTGCGCCGCCGTGGGCAAAGCACCCGACAAAACCTTTACCGGCAGCTTCAACGTGCGCCTGGGGCCCGAACTGCACCGCAAAGCCGCGCTAGTGTCGACGGGCCGCGGCATCAGCCTGAACCAATTGGTAAGCCAGGCCGTGAGCCAGTTCGTGGCGAAAGGCGAATAA
- a CDS encoding family 1 glycosylhydrolase, translating to MNQPAAVEIWGGVECTCRRVGEAYSDQLVRNGHRDRLDDLDRFAALGLCTLRYPVLWETVAPESLDRPDWQWPDERLARLQALGIAPIVGLVHHGSGPRYTALDQPTFAPGLARYARMVAERYPWVQYYTPVNEPLTTARFSGLYGLWFPHGRSDAAFVRILINELQATRLAMLAIREVNPRAQLVQTEDLGQAHGTPALAAQVEFENHRRWLTFDVLAGALTPAHPLWDYLRGHGIAAAELQEFIDHPLPPDVLGLNHYVTSERYLDERLDLYPGQPAIRGLHHPAYVDLQALRVAGVATAGPEALLRTAWERYGRPLAITEAHLGCTREEQLRWLYQLWEVAGRLRAHGVDLRALTVWSLLGAFDWDNLLTQDGASYEPGVFDVRGGQPRPTALYPLVHSLIRRGDYAHPVLDGPGWWERNIRFDWPVQAA from the coding sequence ATGAACCAACCAGCAGCTGTAGAAATTTGGGGTGGGGTGGAATGCACGTGCCGGCGCGTCGGCGAGGCGTATTCCGACCAGCTCGTGCGTAATGGCCACCGCGACCGGCTCGACGATCTCGACCGCTTTGCTGCCCTGGGCCTGTGCACCCTGCGCTACCCCGTGCTCTGGGAAACGGTGGCCCCCGAGAGCCTCGACCGCCCCGACTGGCAGTGGCCCGACGAGCGGCTGGCGCGCTTGCAGGCGCTGGGCATCGCGCCCATTGTGGGCCTGGTGCACCACGGCAGCGGCCCCCGCTACACCGCCCTCGACCAGCCCACGTTTGCCCCCGGCCTGGCCCGCTACGCCCGCATGGTGGCCGAGCGCTACCCCTGGGTGCAGTACTATACCCCCGTGAACGAGCCCCTGACCACGGCCCGCTTCAGCGGCCTCTACGGGCTCTGGTTTCCGCACGGGCGGAGCGACGCCGCGTTTGTGCGCATTCTCATCAACGAGCTGCAAGCCACGCGCCTGGCCATGCTGGCCATCCGGGAAGTGAACCCCAGGGCCCAGCTCGTGCAAACCGAGGACCTGGGCCAGGCCCACGGCACCCCGGCGCTGGCGGCGCAGGTCGAGTTTGAAAACCACCGCCGCTGGCTGACGTTTGACGTGCTGGCCGGGGCCCTCACGCCGGCCCACCCGCTGTGGGACTACCTGCGCGGCCACGGCATTGCGGCGGCCGAATTGCAGGAATTCATCGACCACCCGCTGCCGCCCGACGTGCTGGGCCTCAACCACTACGTTACCAGCGAGCGGTACCTCGACGAGCGCCTGGACCTGTACCCCGGCCAGCCCGCCATCCGCGGCCTCCACCACCCGGCCTACGTCGATTTGCAGGCCCTGCGCGTGGCCGGCGTGGCCACGGCCGGCCCCGAAGCGCTGCTGCGCACGGCCTGGGAACGCTACGGCCGGCCCCTGGCCATCACCGAGGCGCACCTGGGCTGCACCCGCGAGGAGCAGCTGCGCTGGCTGTACCAGCTGTGGGAGGTGGCCGGCCGCCTGCGCGCGCACGGCGTCGACCTGCGCGCCCTCACCGTGTGGTCGCTGCTGGGGGCCTTCGACTGGGACAACCTGCTGACCCAGGACGGGGCCTCGTACGAGCCCGGCGTGTTCGACGTGCGTGGTGGGCAGCCCCGGCCCACGGCCCTGTACCCGCTGGTGCACAGCCTCATCCGGCGCGGCGACTACGCGCACCCCGTGCTGGACGGCCCCGGCTGGTGGGAACGCAACATCCGCTTCGACTGGCCGGTACAGGCCGCCTAA
- a CDS encoding Imm53 family immunity protein — MVIKPIRTAANYRTALARVEAIFLAQPGDPEFDELDVLTTLIEAYESHHEPIIYPRKQLDSILNWLHAWYSSMCDDEWEFREGIKIFSTSNPGWSVEINLEGTIAEEISISPILTKNSNDDWHGILVENGMFIGSGDPSKLAFLLTRFKTLVETGR, encoded by the coding sequence ATGGTTATCAAGCCCATACGCACCGCGGCCAATTACCGCACCGCATTGGCCCGCGTGGAAGCCATATTTCTGGCCCAACCCGGCGACCCGGAATTTGACGAATTAGATGTTCTGACTACGTTAATTGAGGCGTATGAATCACATCATGAGCCTATTATATATCCAAGGAAACAACTTGATAGTATTTTAAATTGGCTACATGCTTGGTATTCCAGTATGTGCGACGACGAATGGGAATTTCGTGAGGGAATTAAGATCTTTTCCACCAGTAACCCAGGTTGGAGTGTAGAAATAAATTTAGAGGGAACAATAGCCGAAGAAATTTCTATTTCACCTATACTGACAAAAAATTCAAATGATGACTGGCATGGCATTCTGGTTGAGAATGGAATGTTCATCGGTTCCGGCGACCCTTCCAAACTGGCGTTTCTGCTAACCCGCTTCAAAACATTAGTTGAAACTGGCCGATAG
- a CDS encoding DUF421 domain-containing protein — protein MKKEDIVFSDWHRWVFGMAPPSFTGEVALRALVLFLVMLVIIRLLGRRMKGQMSVSELAVVLTLGAIIAGPMQIPTAGLLPSVAVLVAVLSMHRLSNWLAFKYRAVELAQQGDLALLVRDGCLDLAALQRQALSQEQLFGQLRNKNIVQLGELRRVYFESNGRLSIYKLPAPQPGLSVLPRADAPPPAAEGPAQGQRACATCGHVPAPADHAGTHCLRCGAENWVPAVLA, from the coding sequence ATGAAAAAGGAAGACATTGTTTTCAGCGACTGGCACCGCTGGGTGTTTGGCATGGCCCCGCCGTCGTTCACGGGAGAGGTGGCCCTCCGGGCGCTGGTGCTGTTCCTGGTCATGCTGGTAATCATCCGGCTGCTGGGCCGGCGCATGAAGGGCCAAATGTCGGTTAGCGAGCTGGCCGTGGTGCTGACCCTGGGGGCCATCATCGCGGGGCCCATGCAGATCCCGACCGCCGGGCTGCTGCCCAGCGTGGCGGTGCTGGTGGCGGTGCTCAGCATGCACCGCCTCAGCAACTGGCTGGCGTTCAAGTACCGGGCGGTGGAGCTGGCGCAGCAGGGCGACCTGGCCCTGCTGGTGCGCGACGGCTGCCTGGACCTGGCCGCGCTGCAACGCCAGGCCCTCTCGCAGGAGCAGTTGTTTGGCCAGCTGCGCAACAAAAACATTGTGCAGCTGGGCGAATTGCGCCGCGTGTACTTCGAATCCAACGGCCGCCTCAGCATCTACAAGCTGCCCGCGCCCCAGCCCGGCCTGAGCGTGCTGCCCCGCGCCGATGCGCCGCCGCCCGCCGCCGAAGGGCCCGCCCAGGGCCAGCGGGCCTGCGCCACCTGCGGCCACGTGCCCGCCCCCGCCGACCACGCCGGCACCCACTGCCTGCGCTGCGGCGCCGAAAACTGGGTGCCCGCCGTGCTCGCTTAA
- a CDS encoding type II toxin-antitoxin system HicA family toxin: MSQLDKLKARICAKPKDFTWDELVKLLTAYGFEALTKGKTAGSRRQFFNSTTQIAISLHKPHPDNILKEYQLKEIIALLGIC; the protein is encoded by the coding sequence ATGTCCCAGCTTGACAAGCTCAAAGCCCGCATTTGTGCTAAGCCCAAAGATTTTACCTGGGACGAATTGGTAAAACTGCTAACCGCCTACGGGTTCGAGGCGCTAACAAAAGGCAAAACGGCGGGCAGCCGGCGGCAGTTTTTTAATTCGACTACGCAAATTGCCATCAGCTTGCACAAGCCGCACCCTGACAATATTCTCAAAGAATACCAACTGAAAGAAATTATCGCGCTGCTCGGAATCTGCTGA
- a CDS encoding L-dopachrome tautomerase-related protein, translated as MRHLPSILSAAALLSLAACSTDSKPDKPQKVATAAPPAVPTSESAKSLVLVATSDTIWNGVAVSDDDRKFVLFPHNEGDRGTRIGELQADGTVQAFPNRAWNSWGPKDPAAASKFVRANSLRFGPDGNLWIVDTGTPKSDAAPVAHGPKLLAFDIKTNQLLHSIPLDKYVKKKSFVDDLRFHGDMIYVTDAGAPGLIVLNQKTGQGRRLLDDDTTTTARRPMLGEGKKMVKPNGDDVALHADQMEVSPDGKYYYFQSAAGPMYRVETQYLDDPNIKSADLAKKVTYFFNSPTCGGTTIDAAGNLYVADANEKRILKVTPAGQSSVLVQDPRLVWADALWIDHAGNLWIPVPQMNRTAGFQKGVQTVAFPVQLFKMPIGAKAFRD; from the coding sequence ATGCGCCACCTCCCGTCCATCCTATCCGCCGCCGCTTTGCTGTCGCTGGCCGCGTGCAGCACCGATTCCAAGCCCGACAAGCCGCAGAAGGTGGCCACGGCCGCGCCGCCCGCCGTGCCCACCTCCGAAAGCGCGAAAAGCCTGGTGTTGGTGGCTACGTCCGACACGATTTGGAACGGCGTGGCGGTGTCGGACGACGACCGGAAATTTGTGCTTTTCCCGCACAATGAGGGCGACCGGGGCACGCGCATCGGCGAGCTGCAGGCCGACGGCACGGTGCAGGCCTTTCCCAACCGCGCTTGGAACAGCTGGGGCCCCAAGGACCCCGCGGCAGCCAGCAAGTTTGTGCGGGCCAACTCGCTACGCTTCGGGCCCGACGGCAACCTGTGGATTGTGGACACGGGCACGCCCAAGTCGGACGCCGCGCCGGTGGCGCACGGCCCCAAGCTGCTGGCGTTCGACATCAAAACCAACCAGTTGCTGCACTCGATTCCGCTGGATAAGTACGTCAAAAAGAAGAGCTTCGTGGACGACCTGCGCTTCCACGGCGATATGATTTACGTGACTGATGCCGGGGCCCCGGGGCTAATTGTGCTCAACCAGAAAACCGGCCAGGGCCGTCGCTTGCTCGACGATGACACGACCACCACCGCCCGCCGCCCGATGCTGGGCGAGGGCAAGAAAATGGTGAAGCCCAACGGCGACGACGTGGCCCTGCACGCCGACCAGATGGAAGTGTCGCCCGATGGAAAATACTACTATTTCCAGAGTGCCGCGGGCCCCATGTACCGCGTCGAAACCCAGTACCTGGACGACCCGAATATCAAGTCGGCGGACTTGGCCAAGAAGGTGACGTACTTCTTCAACTCGCCCACCTGCGGCGGCACCACCATCGACGCCGCCGGGAACCTTTACGTGGCCGATGCCAACGAGAAGCGCATCCTGAAAGTGACGCCCGCCGGCCAAAGCAGCGTGCTGGTGCAGGACCCACGCCTCGTTTGGGCCGATGCCCTGTGGATTGACCACGCCGGCAACCTCTGGATTCCGGTGCCGCAAATGAACCGCACCGCCGGCTTCCAGAAGGGCGTGCAGACGGTGGCCTTCCCGGTGCAGCTTTTCAAAATGCCCATTGGGGCCAAGGCGTTTCGGGACTAG